The region ATCATTTCCATTTTAACCTTTGACCGCAAGCTAAATGGACTTCATGTAAATCCTCTGTCAGGAATGATTGATCCAAATGGTCTGTGGTAGCATTAGATCTACATTGACGTTTCACCGTTAGGTGCTGACAGAATccatctgatctctctctctctctctctccctctctctctcattctctctctctttgtgtgtgtgtcaatctatctatctctttttcctcctctctctcctggtctTTCGTCTTTATTCCtctctggaagagagagaggagttgagTTGAGAGTGTATTTTGCTCAAGTCTCCTTGCCTTTTGTTCCTTGCCATATCTTTTAATTCAGCTCTATATGTTTTTGTGAATGATcgttcatttttaatgtaatcaaCAGTAATAGCAACAAAATGAATCCAATACCCGCtcaaaaataaagcaaacaaaaaaacagagcaataaACAAATAGGCAATAATAAACAGTTCTGAAATTCTGATGTGACAAGACAAAAGGCAGATAAAGCAGCATGTGTACAGATAGTACATGCCGACTGTGAAGTTACTTTAACAGGAGCGTGAGGCTGCAGATGCTGTTAACATTGTCTATGACACAGTGAAAGCAATTGCTCTGTATCTGTTAAAAAGTGTCTCAAGCCTTGAGCCATTCTTGCTTACAGTGAATGTTTCCAGAAGCCTAATATCACTGAATATGTGAAGCGGTTCTTTCTGTAACAGTGCACCTGGCATCGCACATTCCAATCATGTTTGTagcgtgtttttgtttgtttgtttgtttgttctgggggggggggttcaaacACATAAAGTAGTAACTGCATTTAGTGATGAGTTCAGTGTGGGGACAGCCACAGGTTttcaagacaagaaaaaaagaaaaggaaaaaaaaaaaaccataacagTTATCTTTCTAATTTTTGAAAACTGGCCCAAAAATTTTCCGTGCATTACGGAGAGACTTAGCCCGTAGTCCCAGGCGTTAGGGAATTATTATTCCATTTGGTGTGGTTGAAATCTGGTGTGaaacttgtttgtttaataataaaataacaaagagCTGCTCAGGTTGCCATGGTATTGGTGAGGTGATGAATAGAATAGGTCCCATTGATGAGACACTGGTTTTGGGTTTAGATcagaaaagaataaaactgGGAACCTAATTgggaaggaaaaagaggaagccGGGGGATACTGAAGAACAACCAGCGCTTAAGAGATCTAAACTGGAAagctcagttttaaaaaaaaatcagactaaGGAAAGAGAGCCTACAACGTGTCTTTAGACTGGAGCGTTTTTCCGTCAAAAACGTCTACAGAGAGCATAAAGAGTCTTAGAGAATTTGAGAGGAAGCATAAgagcattgaaaaaaaaggggacgAGGAAGAAGTGATAAAGGGAAGAATATTCTTCTGGATCACAGAAGCTTGACTATGGGGTCTAACATGAAATCgggacaaaaatgacaaaagtttCTCTGAAGATTCCCTTGAATTTTAATCAGAAGTCTTTCTTTATCAACTGTAACATGTTTTTCCTTTCAccgcattgttttttttgttttgttttgtttttctcagtgattGGCTGCAGTCCTCTTTAATTATCTTGACTGACAAGAGACTAGCACTGGGTGGCACCTTGACAAACGCTCTGATTTAACTTTGTAGGTGATAAAGCATAAAGAATAATATCagctccctgtgttttacagcaaACATGACAATCTGTTATTATCATCTGCAGCACTCATacaataacacaataacacacacacagacacacatctaaCAAAATGTCAGCCTTGCATAGTAGTCGTAGTTGTATAGCTTTCATGTTTATTGAATCACATTTTATCATATATGTCAatgattgaaaataaaattcaactCAGATCTGCAAACGTCAAAGAAATGTGATTATATGTGCTGAGTCCATCACAATTCATAACTCAACTCTGTTGCTTTTCATAGTTGTTTTGAGATATCAGTGAGGGAgggatgagtgagtgaggtacACGACTTTTGCCCAAACAGCCTGGTACTTTAATGCCCCCTAGTGGTCTGAGATGGAATCCCAGTGGTCTAGCCTCACTGGTCAGGTTTGAGAGTATCATCCTGGAGCCCAATTTGAACAcacttggttttgttttaaatatatttcttgGGACTTCTATTAACTGAAAATGGGCATTTGTGTAAGACAGTTCAAAAAccctaaaacactgcagaaGCTACGACTCAGAATTTACTCAAAACCGTGTTTAAAATCTCCAGGTCACCCCAGGTCAACTGTCCACGTCACCCATATTAGTCCATGGCTCTGATCGATAGAGAAGGTACTGTTTCAGCTCAGACGGTATTGACAAACTGTGGATCTCTCTCAGCCGATCTTGTCCTAAAGTTTTCCTGATGGACAGACGACACAACTGCAGCAGAGGTGACGGTCCTagataagaaaaaaaccccaaacatatAACCAAAGAAACCGTATCTGATAATCGTTTGAACGCGATCACTTAAATAACCAGTCGTACTTTAGCGTGGCGATTGTCCAGGGTTAGCTACTTTGCAGCGGCGCTGGTGGAACTACCTTCTCTCGGACCGAGTAACGTCTCCACAGCACTGTTCAGTGGCGCGAGGTCCAGCGCCCGTTTACCGGCAGCGTTTCTCAGGGTTTGGTCGGCGCCGTGTGCCAACAACGTCTTGACCAACTCCGGATCGGGGAGACGTGCAGCAATGTGGAGCGGGGAATCTCCACTCTTACCCCTGTTCACATTCGCACCTAATCGTGGACAATTCCGTTtcagttcatacacacaaaaagtaCATCACATTTAACCTCTCAAAATTAGATTTACCGAAAAGTCATCAAGAATCATATTAGTCGGTGATCTGCGTTATTCGCAGACTATTATTAATCGATGTCACAAAGTGATGCATGCGCTGATACGATCTAAATTACACGGTATCAGAATTTGGAGAAGTTGCCCAAATGTAGGCTACTTGAATGCTGTTAACTaaagaaagcaagcaagaaagACTTAACCATTATTTCAGTCTCTGTGGCGaacattattttttaagaaatgaaagtCCCTCAAATTATGGTAATATATCGACAACTGCTAAAATAAAGCCCTGAATTACTGTTCAGATGTGAACGGCGCCGACACTGGTCGATTTTGAATGATATAGCCTGTCAGTGATGTAATCACTGAACTGAGAGCCGGTtgtttaaaaactgtaaaaaatagCCTACAGTATGATAGAATgcataaagaaaagaaatgcacaTACCTGCGTCAAGTAGTTTTCTGACTGTGGTGAGTTGCTGATTGGCACAGGCGGTGAAAAGGGGAGTGCCTGATTGGTCGGAGGACTGATCAATGTCTGCTCCATAACGCACCAAGGACTCAACGCAATCCGTATGACCTTGAATGAGCAtgggacaaaacaaacaaacaaaaaagcaaaataagaaaacattgaaTCAGATTTGGGAGGTATATAAATAGaagttaaataaaaatcaagaCAATATTTGGTAATTGAGTGTAGGAGAAATGTACATCGATTTCATTAAGCAACTTGAGATTACAATATGTACTGATTCAAAATAATATGATGTTGTTGCCAAGGGTAACAACTGAAGTCAGTAACTGTGATTTATAATGGCAGATAATCACTTTAGGTCCAATTTCGCATTCCCTCACTTAAACTCCAGCGAGTCACAGTTCAGTTAAAAGTCTGTGTATTTTCTAGCGAGAGGAAAGTTGCCAGTAACCTCTGGCGGCGGCCGTGTGAATCGGCGAGGGGAAGGCGGGGTTCCCAGCGGCACTGGGTGACGCCCCTTGCTGAAGTAACAGGTTGACACAGGCCAAATGGCCCTGGGCACAAGCTTCTGAGAGAGGAGTGTTCCAGTTCACTGTAGAGGTGTTCACCTAATATCCACATGCAAACATAAAACACGCTGATCACTGCCCCAAAAAATACATTAGGATTCTCTCTCTGGTG is a window of Chanos chanos chromosome 10, fChaCha1.1, whole genome shotgun sequence DNA encoding:
- the LOC115822672 gene encoding ankyrin repeat and SOCS box protein 9-like gives rise to the protein MTEQAEHRDTRTDQTRPARAAVYFSNPIMSDTESDWSPIHDAAYNGRLLSLHNLIGQGASVNLTTLDGVSPLHGACQQGHTGCVKLLIQHGANVNTSTVNWNTPLSEACAQGHLACVNLLLQQGASPSAAGNPAFPSPIHTAAARGHTDCVESLVRYGADIDQSSDQSGTPLFTACANQQLTTVRKLLDAGANVNRGKSGDSPLHIAARLPDPELVKTLLAHGADQTLRNAAGKRALDLAPLNSAVETLLGPREGPSPLLQLCRLSIRKTLGQDRLREIHSLSIPSELKQYLLYRSEPWTNMGDVDS